The Desulfonatronospira thiodismutans ASO3-1 DNA segment AAAACTAATGCGCATAAGCGCCATCAAGTACAAGTAATTTCAACAAGTTACAGCTTGCGAGATGTGAATGCGAAGGACCAAACCCATAATCCTGGGAATCGCCGGGGACAGCGGTTCCGGCAAGACCACCCTGGCCAGGGGCATCAGGCAGATCCTGGGCAATGAAATCGTCACCGGCATCTGTATTGACGATTACCACAAGTACAGTCGGGAAGAGCGCAAGGAGCAAAACCTTTCCGCCCTGCACCCGGACTGCAATTACCTGGATATTCTGCAGAGCCACATAGCTGAACTGCGCCGGGGTAAAGCCATACTCAAGCCAGTATACGACCACAGCAAAGGTGATTTTTCCCGGTTCAAATATGTAGAGCCGGCTGATTTCATAGTTGTGGAGGGACTGCTTGCGTTTCACATCAAAAAACTGCGGGAAATGTTCGACGTCAAGATCTATCTTGATCCCGAAGATTTCCTTCGGGAAACATGGAAGATACAGCGCGACACCAGTGAGCGCGGCTATAGCGAAAGAGAGGCCAAAAACACCCTGCACCGAAGGGCTGAACTGTCCACCCGTTATATCCGTCCCCAGCGGGAGCATGCCGATATTGTGCTCAACTTTTACCCACCGCCGGAACTGCCCGGGGAAACCGGAAGCAGGCTGAACGCAAGGCTCATATTGCGGCCCACCATCAGATACCCCGATTTTTCCCAGTTCATTGACCAGGACCAGGAAGCGGATGAAAACTGCCTGTCCTTCACTCTGGGCAGGGACTCGGGCACCCCGGTTGACCTTCTGCATATCCAGGGCAACATCAGTCAGGACACACTGGAATACACGTCCAGGCTCATCCTGGAGCACCTGTCCGAAGCAGGACCCACGAGCCTTGAAAACATAGGTCGCTACCTGGAGGGCAAGACCCCCCGGAAAAGCTACCCCCTGGCTCTGGCCCAGCTGCTTGTCGGCTTCTGCCTGCACAAGCTGAAGATAAACCGTTGACAAACAATCACACCATGGTATTGCCTGAAGAGCAATGCCGGAGGTCCAAACATGAAGAGCCAGCAGGAAC contains these protein-coding regions:
- a CDS encoding phosphoribulokinase codes for the protein MRRTKPIILGIAGDSGSGKTTLARGIRQILGNEIVTGICIDDYHKYSREERKEQNLSALHPDCNYLDILQSHIAELRRGKAILKPVYDHSKGDFSRFKYVEPADFIVVEGLLAFHIKKLREMFDVKIYLDPEDFLRETWKIQRDTSERGYSEREAKNTLHRRAELSTRYIRPQREHADIVLNFYPPPELPGETGSRLNARLILRPTIRYPDFSQFIDQDQEADENCLSFTLGRDSGTPVDLLHIQGNISQDTLEYTSRLILEHLSEAGPTSLENIGRYLEGKTPRKSYPLALAQLLVGFCLHKLKINR